One part of the Magallana gigas chromosome 5, xbMagGiga1.1, whole genome shotgun sequence genome encodes these proteins:
- the LOC105329287 gene encoding uncharacterized protein KIAA1958: MICGTPTFTSCSGIFRAAFQFRPLRKMDIDFLDDEFKIEEIDDLTLSQVCDEMEAFDGLLNMSLTQTLAEYETGLDHGEFQLDWNFLGENENVTKMPTTSGDRFATPVTESDLKSLIESQENINTKQNTKWAVNVFEKWRTGRSETIPELQFQGSEEMNYWLQRFIVEARRQDGKDYPPKSLYLISCGLLRFLRDKGVYDKNFLDEKNTTFIEFRKVLDAKMKSLIELGIGCTTKQADPILPEDEAKLWDVGVFGKKNAEQLQKTIFFYACKIFGLRGCDEHHNLECEQFTIGSDKLGKFIQFTGRKTKTYKGGLGQLNVCNKTIKHHCQSGERCIADYFDLYLDSLGRQGTFYRRPLPATSDVPIRYGNQAVGINKLKSFMRVICTEGGLQGNYSNHSGKRTCATQLYLSGVEEQQIMNRTGHRSQAGVRKYKRSSAEMEANVSKILDPPNECTDNSIATPADESTPNISECSVFPETSATVHSEEEPMSKRPRLPFGEFKNCNITFQF; this comes from the exons ATGATTTGTGGCACGCCTACTTTCACGAGCTGCAGTGGAATTTTTCGCGCGGCATTTCAGTTTAGACCGCTTAGAAAGATGGACATAGATTTTCTCGACgatgaattcaaaattgaagAGATCGACGACTTGACATTATCTCAAGTTTGTGACGAAATGGAAGCTTTCGACGGATTGCTTAACATGAGCCTTACCCAGACGCTTGCAGAGTACGAAACAGGATTGGATCATGGTGAATTTCAACTGGATTGGAACTTTTTGGGTGAAAATGAAAACGTTACAAAAATGCCGACCACATCGGGTGATCGCTTCGCAACCCCTGTGACGGAAAGTGACCTGAAATCGTTAATTGAAAGTCAGGAAAATATTAACACTAAACAGAACACTAAGTGGGCGGTCAATGTGTTTGAAAAATGGAGAACTGGCAGATCCGAAACTATTCCAGAACTTCAATTCCAGGGCAGCGAGGAAATGAATTACTGGCTACAACGCTTTATAGTGGAAGCTAGACGGCAGGACGGTAAGGATTATCCCCCTAAGAGCCTGTACTTGATTTCATGCGGACTCCTGCGATTTTTGCGAGACAAAGGTGTGTACGATAAAAACTTTTTAGACGAAAAAAACACAACATTTATCGAATTTCGGAAAGTTCTAGATGCAAAAATGAAGTCGCTGATTGAACTGGGCATAGGCTGTACTACAAAGCAGGCTGATCCTATTTTACCAGAGGATGAGGCTAAGTTGTGGGATGTCGGAGTGTTTGGAAAGAAAAATGCGGAACAACTTCagaaaactattttcttttacGCATGCAAAATATTTGGTCTACGTGGTTGCGACGAACATCATAATTTGGAATGCGAACAGTTTACTATTGGATCAGACAAGCTGGGGAAGTTTATTCAGTTTACAGGTCGGAAAACCAAAACATACAAAGGAGGGCTCGGACAGCTGAATGTGTGCAACAAGACTATTAAACATCACTGCCAGTCCG GGGAGAGATGCATTGCTGACTATTTCGATTTATATCTGGATTCTCTCGGACGCCAAGGAACATTCTATCGGAGACCACTACCCGCAACATCTGATGTGCCGATCCGGTATGGAAATCAGGCAGTGGGAATTAACAAGCTGAAAAGTTTCATGCGCGTCATCTGTACGGAAGGCGGTTTACAGGGAAATTATTCGAATCATAGCGGCAAACGCACTTGCGCGACCCAGCTATATTTGTCTGGTGTAGAGGAACAACAGATAATGAATCGTACTGGTCATCGCTCACAAGCAGGGGTCCGTAAATACAAAAGGTCCAGTGCGGAAATGGAAGCTAATGTGTCCAAGATTTTGGATCCGCCCAACGAGTGTACCGATAACTCGATTGCGACTCCTGCAGATGAATCCACTCCTAATATTTCCGAGTGTTCCGTTTTTCCGGAAACATCAGCAACTGTCCATAGCGAAGAGGAGCCCATGAGCAAGAGGCCTAGACTCCCATTTGGAGAATTTAAAAACTGCAACATTACGTTTCAGTTTTAA